From the Paludisphaera mucosa genome, one window contains:
- the hemQ gene encoding hydrogen peroxide-dependent heme synthase, whose product MTLETTATNPSEPPEAKPAGRPARRPSADQVPASLVPASGWHFLHLFYTVDRDALLDLEPEELSEGRDALVAILGTKPEGVEQFQCFAVPGHKADFGVMLAGPDLKAIHGVQNAIAASTLGAALTPSYSFYSITEVSEYVPDAEQYAAILRDREKLDPESSMFKAKVASYAERLGPMNQHRLYPEFPDWPCFCFYPMSKMRQAGQNWYLLPFAERSELMAQHGRSGMAYAGKVSQVITASTGLDDWEWGVTLWARNPLFLKDIVYTMRFDESSAKYALFGDFYFGYIVPPAELVEVLKI is encoded by the coding sequence ATGACTCTGGAGACGACTGCGACCAACCCATCCGAGCCTCCCGAGGCGAAGCCCGCGGGAAGGCCCGCGCGGCGGCCGTCGGCCGATCAGGTCCCCGCTTCGCTCGTCCCCGCGAGCGGCTGGCACTTCCTCCACCTCTTCTACACCGTGGACCGCGACGCCCTCCTGGACCTGGAACCTGAGGAGCTGAGCGAAGGGCGAGACGCCCTCGTCGCGATCCTCGGGACCAAGCCCGAGGGCGTCGAGCAGTTCCAGTGCTTCGCGGTCCCGGGCCACAAGGCCGACTTCGGGGTGATGCTCGCGGGGCCCGACCTCAAGGCGATCCACGGCGTCCAGAACGCGATCGCCGCCTCGACGCTGGGCGCGGCGCTGACGCCCTCCTACTCGTTCTATTCGATCACCGAGGTCTCGGAGTACGTCCCCGACGCAGAGCAGTACGCGGCGATCCTCCGCGACCGCGAGAAGCTCGACCCCGAGTCCAGCATGTTCAAGGCGAAGGTCGCCTCCTACGCCGAGCGGCTCGGGCCCATGAACCAGCACCGGCTCTACCCCGAGTTCCCCGACTGGCCCTGCTTCTGCTTCTATCCCATGAGCAAGATGCGCCAGGCGGGCCAGAACTGGTACTTGCTGCCGTTCGCCGAGCGCTCCGAGCTGATGGCCCAGCACGGCCGATCCGGGATGGCGTACGCCGGCAAGGTCAGCCAGGTCATCACGGCGTCGACCGGCCTCGACGATTGGGAGTGGGGCGTCACGCTCTGGGCGCGGAACCCGCTCTTCCTCAAGGACATCGTCTACACGATGCGGTTCGACGAGAGTTCCGCGAAGTACGCCCTGTTCGGCGACTTCTACTTCGGCTACATCGTGCCGCCCGCCGAGCTGGTCGAGGTGCTCAAGATCTGA
- a CDS encoding Maf family protein, with protein sequence MNASRPAELVLASTSPYRRVLLERLGLPFRCVAPPFDEASLPREGLGPRELAETLALRKAETVRDREPAAVVIGCDQLVSFEGRVFGKPGDAATARDQLEAMSGKTHELITAMAVFASGRVVAHTDVTRLTMRRLDRRAIERYVERDRPLDCAGSYKLEQGGVALFERIASEDHTAITGLPLLALTRILAELGFQTP encoded by the coding sequence ATGAACGCAAGTCGGCCGGCCGAGCTGGTCCTGGCCAGCACGTCGCCCTATCGCCGCGTTTTGCTGGAGCGGCTGGGCCTCCCTTTCCGCTGCGTCGCGCCGCCGTTCGACGAGGCGAGCCTGCCTCGCGAGGGGCTCGGCCCGCGCGAGCTGGCCGAGACGCTCGCCCTGCGCAAGGCCGAGACCGTTCGGGATCGCGAGCCCGCGGCCGTCGTGATCGGCTGCGACCAGCTCGTCTCGTTCGAAGGCCGGGTCTTCGGCAAGCCGGGCGACGCGGCGACGGCCCGGGACCAGCTCGAAGCGATGTCGGGAAAAACCCACGAGCTGATCACGGCGATGGCGGTGTTCGCCTCGGGCCGGGTCGTCGCGCACACCGACGTGACCCGCCTGACGATGCGGCGTCTCGACCGCCGGGCGATCGAACGCTACGTCGAGCGCGACCGGCCCCTCGACTGCGCGGGGAGCTACAAGCTGGAGCAGGGGGGGGTGGCCCTGTTCGAGCGGATCGCGTCGGAGGACCACACGGCGATCACGGGCCTGCCGCTGCTGGCCCTGACGCGAATCCTGGCGGAGCTGGGGTTCCAGACCCCTTGA